A stretch of the Bradyrhizobium arachidis genome encodes the following:
- a CDS encoding transglutaminase-like cysteine peptidase, giving the protein MRKAAKFLAIASIVSIGVPREVEADLVGAPMGLGSAIQYIKFDAPTLPPMAFTLFCLKYENECKPRLMVFRRGRLKLTPQRWTELNQVNRQVNLAIRPEPNMEGLAGEKWLLHPSSGDCNDYAVTKRHELIAKGFPARSVLLSEVVTSGGQHHLVVVVRTLSGDLVLDNISPHILPWFKKSYRWVRIQTPKNPNYWASLGERSV; this is encoded by the coding sequence ATGCGCAAAGCTGCGAAATTCCTGGCGATCGCCTCGATCGTGTCGATCGGGGTTCCGCGCGAGGTGGAGGCGGACCTCGTAGGCGCACCAATGGGACTGGGTAGCGCAATTCAATACATCAAATTCGACGCGCCGACGCTGCCGCCGATGGCGTTCACGTTGTTTTGCCTGAAATACGAGAACGAGTGCAAGCCGCGCCTGATGGTGTTCAGGCGTGGCCGGCTCAAGCTGACGCCCCAGCGCTGGACCGAGCTCAACCAAGTCAACCGTCAGGTGAATCTTGCGATCCGACCGGAGCCCAATATGGAGGGCCTGGCGGGTGAGAAGTGGCTCCTGCATCCCTCCAGCGGCGACTGCAACGACTACGCCGTGACAAAGCGCCACGAGTTAATCGCGAAGGGCTTTCCGGCGCGATCGGTGCTGCTCAGCGAAGTCGTGACCTCCGGGGGGCAGCATCATCTCGTGGTCGTGGTGCGCACTCTTAGCGGCGATCTCGTGCTGGACAATATCAGCCCACACATCCTGCCCTGGTTCAAAAAGTCCTATCGCTGGGTGCGGATCCAGACGCCGAAGAATCCGAACTATTGGGCTTCCCTCGGCGAGCGCAGTGTCTGA
- a CDS encoding transglutaminase-like cysteine peptidase codes for MRNVVKYLAAVAAIVFAAGVQQSAKAAFVGAPMGLRGAIQYIKFDQPTLPPMAFTIFCLKYKDECKPRPRQIVFRGGRLKLTPERLAQVQEVNQHVNSAIRPEANLEGLRGEKWLLHPTSGDCNDYAVTKRHDLIAKGFPARSVLLSEVVTTWGEHHLVVVVRTFSGDLVLDNLTGQILPWSKKSYRWVRIQTPKNPNYWASLADRNV; via the coding sequence ATGCGCAACGTTGTGAAGTACCTGGCGGCCGTTGCTGCCATTGTGTTTGCTGCCGGGGTTCAGCAAAGCGCGAAGGCTGCCTTCGTCGGTGCGCCGATGGGGCTGCGCGGCGCCATTCAATACATCAAGTTCGATCAGCCGACACTGCCGCCGATGGCGTTCACGATCTTTTGCCTGAAGTACAAGGACGAGTGTAAGCCGAGGCCGCGGCAGATCGTATTCCGGGGCGGTCGTCTGAAGCTCACGCCCGAACGGCTGGCGCAGGTGCAAGAGGTCAACCAGCACGTCAACAGCGCGATCCGCCCGGAAGCCAATCTGGAAGGGTTGCGCGGCGAGAAATGGCTGCTGCATCCGACGAGCGGTGATTGCAACGATTACGCTGTGACAAAACGTCACGATCTCATTGCCAAGGGGTTTCCGGCCCGCTCGGTGCTTCTCAGCGAAGTCGTGACCACGTGGGGCGAGCATCACCTTGTCGTCGTGGTGCGCACCTTCTCCGGCGATCTCGTGCTGGACAACCTTACCGGTCAAATCCTGCCCTGGTCGAAGAAGTCCTATCGCTGGGTGCGCATCCAGACGCCGAAGAATCCGAACTACTGGGCGTCGCTCGCCGATCGGAACGTCTGA
- a CDS encoding metallophosphoesterase family protein yields the protein MGLTRRFRKKNKPRLPDGVRVYAIGDVHGRADLLQSLLTVIDADLRRSAPGRAIQVFLGDYVDRGPNSRAVLDILIERSKSHETVCLKGNHEVFLLEVLQDPSRLQEWRHYGGLLTLVSYGVTPTMNPTAEEQVELIEALKRALPAEHLSFLQQLPSSFSCGDFFFAHAGIKPGIPLERQRDEDLLWIRDEFLNSEESFGKYVVHGHTPVSAPDIRPNRINIDTGAYATGNLTLLTIQGDSLLAI from the coding sequence ATGGGCCTTACCCGACGCTTTCGTAAGAAGAACAAGCCCCGGCTGCCCGACGGAGTCCGCGTCTACGCGATCGGCGACGTGCACGGCCGGGCCGATCTTCTTCAATCCCTGTTAACGGTGATCGACGCCGATCTGAGGCGCTCTGCGCCCGGGCGGGCCATCCAGGTCTTCCTCGGCGACTACGTCGATCGCGGCCCGAACTCCCGCGCCGTGCTGGACATCCTGATCGAACGATCAAAGTCGCACGAGACCGTATGCCTGAAGGGCAATCACGAGGTCTTCCTGCTCGAGGTGTTGCAGGACCCGAGCCGGCTCCAGGAATGGCGTCATTACGGCGGCCTGCTCACGCTCGTCTCCTACGGCGTGACCCCGACCATGAATCCGACCGCAGAGGAGCAGGTCGAATTGATCGAGGCGCTCAAGCGCGCCCTTCCGGCCGAGCACCTCAGCTTCCTTCAGCAACTGCCGTCCTCCTTCAGCTGCGGCGACTTCTTCTTCGCCCATGCCGGCATCAAACCCGGCATCCCGCTCGAGCGGCAGCGCGACGAGGACCTGCTCTGGATCCGTGACGAATTCCTGAACTCCGAAGAAAGCTTCGGCAAATATGTCGTCCACGGACATACGCCGGTCAGCGCACCCGACATTCGTCCCAATCGCATCAATATCGATACCGGCGCCTATGCCACCGGCAACTTGACCCTGCTGACGATCCAGGGCGATAGTCTGCTCGCAATCTAG
- a CDS encoding cadherin-like domain-containing protein, protein MPQKPLLLLAAGIAASAALVMAADASPICVKERTPFALAGDTVTWTMTIPPGSDCIQGLRWSYMQIFKVSVESGPSRGQLTVLGSGFRYVAEAGKQGPDKFTLLISGKNRHGAGTSTLEVEVNPE, encoded by the coding sequence ATGCCTCAAAAACCGTTATTGCTGCTAGCTGCCGGCATCGCCGCTTCCGCTGCGCTTGTCATGGCGGCTGACGCCAGTCCCATCTGCGTCAAGGAACGGACGCCGTTTGCACTAGCGGGGGACACGGTGACGTGGACGATGACCATCCCGCCTGGATCCGACTGCATCCAGGGCCTGCGTTGGTCGTACATGCAGATCTTCAAGGTATCGGTCGAGAGCGGACCATCAAGGGGACAATTGACCGTGCTCGGATCCGGCTTCCGCTATGTGGCAGAAGCCGGCAAGCAAGGTCCCGATAAATTCACCCTTCTGATCTCGGGTAAAAATCGTCACGGTGCAGGGACATCGACGCTGGAGGTCGAGGTCAATCCTGAATAA